A single window of Arcobacter venerupis DNA harbors:
- a CDS encoding type VI secretion system Vgr family protein, whose translation MSKELIEEKVNSVVNKLKDLRIEIRQDIVCRLKLLNYKTNDTLGVSDGNYSVYELNGESRVNSPYFFELTFVSDEFIKIEDIVDTDVQIRLSDSVNPLVRKDIYGKIYEAAEDSVVAKKYLYKIKVVSPMYYLGLTNKYEIFQDKTVVDIISEIINRYNQLLNIKIDVKIDETLAPKREYVTQYDQSDLEFIQMLCEEEGYSLIIDYSSNDPYSVIVCELNEHAIVKTYSSTCSFNHSKKFKTSNYVEDYYDKNNPSLDYKLSYGANINSSVKDNDSTKQLRTDIKKEKLRDKLNLLDESYYKDLNRYTKIDSQREYSKSNIIKGVSQELNINDSLCITLEDEKANKKIDVIILNVIYKGKFENALDEYRQNVKDNEKHELQYEVEFESIPKDINYKPSISIKKPRINSIVTAIVSNGESNTKDYENTIDVDDEGKIKVLFHFERNRISSCYLRVSNFYAGTNFGSQFLPRVNSEVIVSFVNGDPDLPIIIGSLHNGENKNPYNLPENKTKSYIKSYSMPQYEDKEGYNEMAFEDKRGQEELSFRAQRDMNTLVLNNQLTHVQNNSKIIIDNEKEETVESNSILIVNKDYTQNVKENHINVVEKEKLTTVQEDYEIHVLKDFNTIVKNDLKSIVEENVVTSIKNTLVKYVEKDVSDKYLENLFVQVANEMGIDIKDSFHLNTTNVLLEGNNEIVIESSSGISIRSGSNVLTIDNSGIHFNTPNYNENSGNGGVNGMEVSKILFKESQKIKQKPIFSK comes from the coding sequence ATGAGCAAAGAGCTAATAGAAGAGAAAGTAAATAGTGTAGTAAATAAATTAAAAGATTTGCGAATAGAAATAAGACAAGATATTGTATGTCGATTAAAACTTCTTAACTATAAAACAAATGATACTTTAGGTGTAAGTGATGGTAACTATAGTGTTTATGAACTAAATGGAGAAAGTAGGGTAAATTCTCCTTATTTCTTTGAACTTACTTTTGTTAGTGATGAATTTATAAAAATCGAAGATATTGTAGATACTGATGTTCAAATAAGATTGAGTGATTCTGTAAATCCTTTAGTTAGAAAAGATATTTATGGAAAAATATATGAAGCAGCTGAAGATTCTGTAGTTGCAAAAAAATACCTTTATAAAATAAAAGTAGTTTCTCCTATGTATTATTTAGGATTAACAAATAAATATGAGATATTTCAAGATAAAACGGTTGTAGATATAATAAGTGAAATAATAAATAGATATAACCAATTGTTAAATATAAAAATAGATGTAAAAATAGATGAAACTCTAGCTCCTAAAAGAGAATATGTAACCCAATATGATCAAAGTGATTTGGAATTTATTCAAATGCTTTGTGAAGAAGAGGGTTATAGTTTAATAATAGATTATAGTTCAAATGATCCTTACTCTGTAATTGTTTGTGAATTAAATGAACATGCAATAGTAAAAACATACTCCTCGACTTGTAGCTTTAATCATAGTAAGAAATTTAAAACAAGTAATTATGTAGAAGATTATTATGATAAGAATAATCCAAGCTTGGATTATAAACTCTCTTACGGAGCAAATATAAACTCTAGTGTAAAAGATAATGATAGTACCAAACAATTAAGAACAGATATAAAAAAAGAGAAATTAAGAGATAAGTTAAACCTCTTAGATGAAAGTTACTATAAAGACCTTAATAGATACACAAAAATAGATTCCCAAAGAGAATACTCAAAAAGTAATATAATAAAAGGTGTAAGCCAAGAACTAAATATAAATGATAGCTTGTGTATAACCCTAGAAGATGAAAAAGCAAATAAGAAAATAGATGTAATAATCCTAAATGTAATATATAAAGGTAAATTTGAAAATGCTTTGGATGAATATAGACAAAATGTAAAAGATAATGAGAAACATGAACTGCAATATGAAGTAGAATTTGAATCAATCCCAAAAGATATAAACTATAAACCCTCAATAAGTATAAAAAAGCCAAGAATAAACTCAATAGTAACAGCAATTGTCTCAAATGGAGAATCAAATACAAAAGATTATGAAAATACAATAGATGTAGATGATGAAGGTAAAATAAAAGTACTTTTCCACTTTGAAAGAAATAGAATAAGCTCTTGTTACCTAAGAGTATCAAACTTTTATGCAGGAACAAACTTTGGAAGTCAGTTTTTGCCAAGAGTAAATAGTGAAGTAATAGTAAGCTTTGTAAATGGTGACCCAGATCTTCCAATAATAATAGGAAGCTTGCATAATGGTGAGAATAAAAATCCTTATAATCTTCCAGAAAATAAAACAAAGAGTTATATAAAGAGTTACTCAATGCCACAATATGAAGATAAAGAGGGTTATAATGAAATGGCTTTCGAAGATAAAAGAGGACAAGAAGAACTCTCTTTTAGAGCCCAAAGAGATATGAATACCCTAGTGTTAAATAATCAATTAACTCATGTGCAAAATAATTCAAAAATAATAATAGATAATGAGAAAGAAGAAACAGTAGAATCAAACTCAATATTAATAGTAAATAAAGATTATACGCAAAATGTAAAAGAGAATCATATAAATGTAGTAGAGAAAGAGAAGCTAACAACAGTGCAAGAGGATTATGAGATACATGTGCTTAAGGATTTCAATACTATTGTTAAGAATGATTTAAAATCTATTGTGGAAGAGAATGTAGTAACTTCAATAAAAAATACTCTTGTAAAATATGTGGAAAAAGATGTAAGTGATAAATACCTAGAAAATTTGTTTGTACAAGTAGCAAATGAAATGGGAATAGATATAAAAGATAGTTTCCACCTAAATACAACAAATGTACTGCTTGAAGGAAATAATGAAATAGTAATAGAATCAAGTAGTGGAATAAGTATAAGAAGTGGAAGTAATGTACTAACAATAGATAACTCAGGGATACATTTTAATACACCAAATTATAATGAGAATTCAGGAAATGGTGGGGTTAATGGAATGGAAGTTTCTAAAATACTTTTCAAAGAATCTCAAAAAATTAAACAAAAACCAATTTTTTCAAAATAA
- a CDS encoding winged helix-turn-helix domain-containing protein yields MNSISEDIINNSNNSILVVSKDLECMDILKKGLNNKYDISYFNNDKFHLLNEEINNYNLIIFDNSTSELKKFVEDLKLAKSYNFNIPMILLEDGNFEDISVYKYCNVYTIFDKKIDEKFLFLNIDIALGFLYSNKKVQFENGFYFDTISETLYQGKKIIKLTKIEKKLVNLLASNPNTLVTYEDISATVWKGKEFSIYSLRNVIKHIREKTEEAFIKNSSNRGYIISTL; encoded by the coding sequence ATGAATAGTATTTCAGAAGATATAATAAATAATAGTAATAATTCTATTTTAGTAGTTAGTAAAGATTTAGAGTGTATGGATATATTAAAAAAAGGTTTAAATAATAAATATGATATATCTTATTTTAATAATGACAAATTTCATTTATTAAACGAAGAAATTAATAATTATAATTTGATTATTTTTGATAATAGTACAAGTGAATTAAAAAAGTTTGTTGAAGATTTAAAACTTGCAAAGTCTTATAACTTTAATATACCTATGATTTTATTGGAAGATGGAAATTTTGAAGATATTTCAGTTTATAAATACTGTAATGTTTATACAATTTTTGACAAAAAAATTGATGAAAAATTTTTATTTTTAAATATTGATATTGCTTTAGGATTTTTATATTCAAATAAAAAAGTTCAATTCGAAAATGGATTTTACTTTGACACAATAAGTGAAACTTTATATCAAGGTAAGAAAATAATTAAATTAACAAAAATTGAAAAAAAATTAGTTAATTTACTTGCTTCAAATCCAAATACACTAGTAACTTATGAAGATATATCAGCAACAGTATGGAAAGGAAAAGAATTTTCTATATATTCTTTAAGAAATGTTATTAAACATATTAGAGAAAAAACAGAAGAAGCATTTATTAAAAACTCATCAAATAGAGGTTATATTATTAGTACACTTTGA
- a CDS encoding NAD(P)H-dependent oxidoreductase yields the protein MEKTFAEAMDFRHACKIFDETKKVSDEDMKFILEAGRKSPSSFGMEAWKFLVITNEELKAKLRPACWDQVQITSCSHLVIVLAGIEGVKPESGIPEKRFSRREMPKEKLDFYLGLYAGHLKNTLSSDENIFAWTAKQTAFAAGNMMIAAAIKGIDSCPVEGFDKEKVEEILGLDTKKYQLSLVLPFGYRINEQSKQQREKFEDIVEFIK from the coding sequence ATGGAAAAAACATTCGCAGAAGCTATGGATTTTAGACACGCGTGCAAAATTTTTGATGAAACAAAAAAAGTTAGTGATGAGGATATGAAGTTTATACTTGAAGCTGGAAGAAAATCGCCATCTTCTTTTGGTATGGAAGCTTGGAAGTTTTTAGTTATTACAAATGAAGAGCTAAAAGCAAAACTTAGACCTGCTTGTTGGGATCAAGTTCAAATCACATCTTGTTCTCATTTAGTTATTGTTTTAGCTGGAATTGAAGGTGTTAAACCTGAAAGCGGAATTCCTGAAAAAAGATTTTCAAGACGTGAAATGCCTAAAGAAAAATTAGATTTTTATTTAGGATTATATGCAGGACATTTAAAAAATACATTAAGTAGTGATGAAAATATTTTTGCATGGACAGCAAAACAAACAGCATTTGCAGCAGGAAATATGATGATAGCAGCAGCAATTAAAGGAATAGATTCTTGTCCAGTTGAAGGATTTGATAAAGAGAAAGTTGAAGAAATTTTAGGACTTGACACTAAAAAATACCAATTATCTTTAGTTTTACCTTTTGGATATAGAATTAATGAGCAATCAAAACAACAAAGAGAAAAATTCGAAGATATTGTTGAATTTATTAAATAA
- a CDS encoding DMT family transporter has translation MHKEENKTKYFIGMLIAMLLWGIAWTSGKAAVEHSNIQVASFWRYTISFIGMIPVIIYMKRSLKTDFIGYIYMIAGGVLSALFSYLFFAGLSHGEAGYGGTMVTSLVPLITYFLSMLIFSTKVSTKQMIALGIGVFGAIILLKIPMEGMGFLNLNSIYFLVCAVVWSFVTIITQKVSHRVDPMFYTLVIFGVTAFTNMIFALPHHPFDIALYDSVFWWNITFVGLLSGTFAMAIFFASASRIGAHNTGVFMFIVPIGAIVSSYFAYGEKIALSTIIGCLLSFIAVILFNKKSKLEKIRLSETAE, from the coding sequence ATGCACAAAGAAGAGAATAAAACTAAATACTTTATTGGTATGTTAATAGCTATGTTACTTTGGGGTATTGCTTGGACTTCAGGAAAAGCAGCTGTTGAACACTCTAATATACAAGTAGCTTCATTTTGGAGATATACAATTTCTTTTATTGGAATGATACCAGTTATAATTTATATGAAAAGATCTTTGAAAACAGATTTTATTGGATATATTTATATGATAGCTGGAGGTGTTTTAAGTGCCTTATTTAGTTATTTGTTTTTTGCTGGACTTTCTCACGGGGAAGCAGGGTATGGAGGAACGATGGTTACTTCTTTAGTCCCTTTGATTACATATTTTTTATCTATGTTGATTTTTAGTACAAAAGTATCTACAAAACAGATGATTGCTTTGGGTATTGGTGTATTTGGTGCTATTATTTTACTAAAAATACCAATGGAAGGAATGGGATTTTTAAATCTTAATAGTATATATTTTTTAGTATGTGCAGTTGTTTGGTCATTTGTCACTATAATAACTCAAAAAGTTTCACACAGAGTTGACCCAATGTTTTATACTTTAGTTATTTTTGGTGTAACAGCATTTACAAATATGATATTTGCATTGCCTCATCATCCTTTTGATATAGCTTTGTATGATTCAGTATTTTGGTGGAATATTACATTTGTAGGACTTTTATCTGGGACATTTGCAATGGCAATATTTTTTGCAAGTGCTAGCAGAATTGGCGCTCATAATACGGGTGTATTTATGTTTATTGTTCCAATTGGAGCAATAGTATCAAGTTATTTTGCCTATGGCGAAAAAATTGCCTTATCTACAATAATAGGTTGTTTACTCTCTTTTATAGCAGTTATTTTGTTTAATAAAAAAAGTAAATTAGAAAAAATAAGATTAAGCGAAACAGCTGAATAA
- a CDS encoding NADH:flavin oxidoreductase/NADH oxidase has protein sequence MSLLFKEGQIGNLKLKNRIVMPPMCMYASDNSGELKIFHKGHYLARAIGGVGFIIVEATAIEPRGRISANDLGLWDDSLIDAHKKLNEQMHSFGAKTAIQIAHAGRKCTVEDETPIAPSAIAFSDNKPFKMPKAATIEDIKNIKELFVKTALRAKTADYDAIELHAAHGYLLCEFLSALSNKRDDIYGGSLENRCRLTLEIAKELKEKVDLPLIVRISADEWMNEGWNINDSIYLSKELEKIGVDSIHVSSGGNQEKPNKPLELKPMYQSDLAKEIKKEVNIPVIAVGLITTAEQGEKLLEEKYCDFVAYGRELLRSPNFVFIAANEFNQKELIIPSYSRAF, from the coding sequence ATGAGTTTATTATTTAAAGAGGGACAAATAGGAAATTTGAAACTTAAAAATAGAATTGTTATGCCTCCTATGTGCATGTATGCTAGTGATAATAGTGGTGAACTAAAAATTTTTCATAAGGGACATTACTTAGCAAGAGCCATTGGTGGTGTTGGTTTTATAATTGTTGAAGCAACAGCTATTGAACCAAGAGGAAGAATATCTGCTAATGATTTAGGTCTGTGGGATGATTCATTAATTGATGCTCATAAAAAACTAAATGAACAAATGCACTCTTTTGGAGCAAAAACAGCTATTCAAATTGCCCATGCAGGTAGAAAATGTACAGTTGAAGATGAAACTCCAATTGCCCCAAGTGCAATTGCTTTTAGTGATAATAAACCATTTAAAATGCCAAAAGCTGCAACAATAGAAGATATAAAAAATATAAAAGAATTATTTGTAAAAACTGCACTTCGAGCAAAAACTGCTGATTATGATGCAATTGAACTTCATGCAGCTCATGGCTATTTATTATGTGAATTTTTATCTGCATTAAGTAATAAAAGAGATGATATTTATGGTGGAAGTTTAGAAAATAGATGTAGATTAACTTTAGAAATAGCAAAAGAGCTTAAAGAAAAAGTTGATTTACCTTTGATTGTAAGAATTAGTGCTGATGAATGGATGAATGAAGGTTGGAATATAAACGATTCAATTTATTTATCAAAAGAGCTTGAAAAAATTGGAGTTGATTCTATCCATGTTTCATCTGGTGGTAATCAAGAAAAACCAAATAAACCTTTAGAATTAAAACCTATGTATCAATCTGATTTGGCAAAAGAGATAAAAAAAGAGGTAAATATTCCTGTTATTGCTGTGGGATTAATTACAACGGCAGAGCAGGGTGAAAAACTTTTAGAAGAAAAATATTGTGATTTTGTAGCATATGGAAGAGAACTATTACGTTCACCTAATTTTGTTTTTATAGCAGCAAATGAATTTAATCAAAAAGAGTTGATAATTCCTTCATATTCAAGAGCCTTTTAA
- a CDS encoding putative quinol monooxygenase, whose product MKNIVIVATVKVKDGFKDEVYSELLKLHEATHKHDEGCIQYDLHKNLDDENSFTFVETWENPEFLSAHEKKEHFITFVSKIENKIDGLTINKLEKVDN is encoded by the coding sequence ATGAAAAATATAGTAATCGTAGCAACAGTTAAAGTAAAAGATGGATTTAAAGATGAAGTTTATAGTGAACTTTTGAAATTACATGAAGCAACTCACAAACATGATGAGGGTTGTATTCAATATGATTTACATAAAAACTTAGATGATGAAAATAGTTTTACTTTTGTTGAAACTTGGGAAAATCCAGAGTTTTTATCAGCACATGAGAAAAAAGAGCATTTTATAACTTTTGTATCAAAAATAGAAAATAAAATAGATGGTTTGACAATCAATAAATTAGAAAAAGTAGATAACTAA
- a CDS encoding nitroreductase family protein, giving the protein MNEIIKQLSNRKSIRQFTGENVSDEDLELIIKTAQRCPTSVNGQQISLVYTRDKDKIREIARLGNQEKIAEADVFIVICVDFNRTIFAVEQTGEKHQIDKSAEGVLVGAVDAGIMLNAIQISAESLGYGTTAIGAARNEPDAMIKLLGLPPKTFPIVGTTIGVPTIQAKNAPLKPRVPIESFAFEDKYDDKKVKDGVLLYEKQMKKFRVDNNMNYLQSYCEQTASYYKNIYFRKIEENYTKQGFVFKD; this is encoded by the coding sequence ATGAATGAAATTATTAAACAATTAAGTAATCGAAAATCAATAAGACAATTTACAGGTGAAAATGTAAGTGATGAAGATCTTGAACTTATTATAAAAACAGCACAAAGATGTCCAACTTCTGTAAACGGACAACAAATATCTTTGGTTTATACAAGAGATAAAGATAAGATACGTGAAATTGCAAGATTAGGCAACCAAGAAAAAATTGCAGAAGCAGATGTTTTTATTGTTATTTGTGTAGATTTTAATAGAACTATTTTTGCAGTTGAGCAAACCGGTGAAAAACATCAAATAGATAAATCAGCTGAGGGTGTACTTGTAGGTGCTGTTGATGCTGGAATCATGTTAAATGCTATACAAATTTCAGCTGAGTCATTAGGTTACGGTACAACTGCAATTGGTGCAGCTAGAAATGAACCAGATGCTATGATTAAACTTCTAGGGCTTCCTCCTAAAACATTTCCAATTGTTGGTACTACTATTGGAGTACCTACAATTCAAGCAAAAAATGCTCCACTTAAACCTAGAGTTCCAATTGAGAGTTTTGCTTTTGAAGATAAATATGATGATAAAAAAGTAAAAGATGGTGTTTTATTATATGAAAAACAGATGAAAAAGTTTAGAGTTGATAATAATATGAACTATTTACAATCATATTGCGAACAAACTGCAAGTTATTATAAAAATATATATTTTAGAAAAATTGAAGAAAATTATACAAAACAAGGTTTTGTCTTTAAAGACTAA
- a CDS encoding NAD(P)H-dependent oxidoreductase, producing the protein MKKVLILNGHQYYDVVARGELTNNFINRADEFFLKNGFEVKHTNIEKGYDIEEECQKFEWADYVLFQYPVYWMSVPWIAKKYFDETFTQGRHYASDGRSRTDASKLYGSGGLLTGKKYMLSLTYNCPASAFDNKDSLFDGMSLDEAHVAVHKTFQFCGLKPLETYAVHDIFKGDLDLDFELEKFEKVLSKNFL; encoded by the coding sequence ATGAAAAAAGTTTTAATTTTAAATGGTCATCAATATTATGATGTAGTAGCACGTGGTGAGTTAACAAATAATTTTATAAATAGAGCAGATGAATTTTTCCTAAAAAATGGTTTTGAAGTAAAACATACAAATATTGAAAAAGGTTATGACATTGAAGAAGAATGCCAAAAGTTTGAATGGGCAGATTATGTGTTATTTCAATATCCAGTTTATTGGATGAGTGTTCCTTGGATTGCAAAAAAATATTTTGATGAGACATTTACACAAGGACGACATTATGCAAGTGATGGAAGAAGTAGAACTGATGCTTCAAAACTTTATGGAAGTGGAGGATTATTAACAGGTAAAAAATATATGTTATCTTTGACTTATAATTGTCCAGCATCTGCATTTGATAATAAAGATAGTCTATTTGATGGAATGTCTTTAGATGAAGCTCATGTTGCTGTTCATAAAACATTTCAATTTTGTGGATTAAAACCATTAGAAACTTATGCTGTTCATGATATTTTCAAAGGTGATTTAGATTTAGATTTTGAATTAGAAAAGTTTGAGAAAGTTTTAAGTAAAAATTTTTTATAA
- a CDS encoding winged helix-turn-helix transcriptional regulator yields the protein MYYINDKEYKCSVSVTLDIFNDRWKLGIIWHLLDGDMRFKDLHETVCEITQKTLTVKLKELEEKNIIHREVYAEVPPKVVYSLTQAGKNLKPVLEAMHKWGINYSKEYGKVTSENLCENNFCE from the coding sequence ATGTATTATATAAATGATAAAGAATATAAATGTTCAGTATCTGTAACTTTAGATATATTTAATGACCGATGGAAATTAGGAATAATTTGGCATCTATTAGATGGTGATATGAGATTTAAAGATTTACATGAAACAGTATGTGAAATAACACAAAAAACTTTAACTGTAAAATTAAAAGAGTTAGAAGAAAAAAATATTATTCACAGAGAAGTTTATGCAGAAGTTCCACCAAAAGTTGTTTATAGCTTAACTCAAGCTGGAAAAAATCTAAAACCAGTTTTAGAAGCGATGCATAAATGGGGAATTAATTATTCAAAAGAGTATGGAAAAGTAACGTCTGAGAATCTATGTGAAAACAATTTTTGTGAATAA
- a CDS encoding AEC family transporter, with protein sequence MENFVLILLAIVIGYIINRLNIFSKDAPTILNQFAIYISLPAMILLQIPKLSFSIDMIIPIIVAWIVMFISAILILVLSKFFSFSKEITGSLMLVSILTNSSFLGIPIINAYMGESAMPYVLVYDQLGTFIALATYGTFIASYYSNKNKITFKIMTLKVLTFPPFLSLIVALFLIGVEFNPVITKVLSSFASTIVPVALVAVGLQLQLRLPREEIKPFSVALIVKLIIAPLIAFIICKIFAWDNQASIVSIMEAGMAPMITAGAIASMAGLAPRLSTAIVGYGIIISFITTGFLFKIIS encoded by the coding sequence ATGGAAAATTTTGTATTAATTTTATTAGCCATTGTAATTGGTTATATTATCAATAGATTAAATATTTTTTCAAAAGATGCTCCAACAATTTTAAATCAATTTGCAATTTATATCTCGCTTCCTGCGATGATATTATTGCAAATTCCAAAACTTAGTTTTTCAATAGATATGATTATTCCAATTATTGTAGCTTGGATTGTTATGTTTATTAGTGCAATTTTGATACTTGTTTTATCAAAGTTTTTCTCTTTTTCAAAAGAGATTACAGGTTCACTAATGCTTGTATCAATTTTAACAAATAGCTCATTTTTAGGTATTCCTATAATAAATGCATACATGGGTGAAAGTGCAATGCCTTATGTTTTGGTTTATGACCAATTAGGAACTTTTATAGCACTTGCAACTTATGGGACATTTATCGCTTCATACTATTCAAATAAAAACAAAATTACCTTTAAAATCATGACACTAAAAGTTCTTACTTTTCCACCTTTTTTATCTTTAATTGTAGCTTTATTTTTAATTGGTGTTGAGTTTAATCCAGTAATTACAAAAGTATTAAGTTCATTTGCAAGTACGATTGTTCCTGTTGCTCTTGTTGCTGTTGGTCTTCAATTACAATTAAGACTTCCAAGAGAAGAGATAAAACCTTTTAGTGTAGCTTTAATAGTAAAACTTATAATTGCACCACTTATTGCATTTATTATTTGTAAAATATTTGCTTGGGATAATCAAGCTTCGATTGTATCAATCATGGAAGCTGGAATGGCTCCAATGATTACAGCTGGTGCAATTGCTTCAATGGCAGGATTAGCCCCAAGACTTAGCACTGCAATTGTAGGTTATGGGATAATTATTTCATTTATAACAACGGGTTTCTTATTTAAGATTATTAGTTAA
- a CDS encoding DUF3095 domain-containing protein, which translates to MNTKFYKNLTVISDFSKIMENKNYSKVPNDWLILVSDIKDSTTAIEKGNYKQVNFISALTIIGILNIDRKLDFPYIFGGDGASLIVPPILLEKSKKVLSEASIKAKEVFNLDLRAGIISVKEIEKRGSFIEVAKFQTTKDHTQALVRGNGLELAEKLLKDEYETFKIKENLINDYVPNFDGLECRWEDIKTPKEETISILIKSLDENNSNEIYQNCLKEIEQIVGSYEERNPLKQTNQLKLSFNLRVLNTEASTFSTGKISKFFTILKLIFENFLGLILMKFSIGLWGDYKNRIMKTTDTEKFDDMLRMVISTNKIQTKELERYLEKQFQNKNLVYGIHKSNSALMTCLIFERHGKHIHFVDSSNGGYALASKELKNRLNFL; encoded by the coding sequence ATGAATACTAAATTTTATAAAAACTTAACAGTAATAAGTGATTTTTCAAAGATTATGGAAAATAAAAATTATTCAAAAGTTCCAAATGATTGGTTGATTTTGGTTTCAGATATTAAAGATTCCACAACAGCCATAGAAAAAGGAAATTATAAACAAGTAAATTTTATCTCTGCTCTTACAATAATTGGAATTTTAAATATAGATAGAAAACTTGATTTTCCATATATTTTTGGAGGAGATGGAGCTAGTTTAATAGTCCCTCCAATATTATTAGAAAAATCTAAAAAAGTACTATCAGAAGCGTCAATAAAAGCAAAAGAAGTTTTTAATTTAGACTTAAGAGCTGGAATAATCAGTGTAAAAGAGATAGAAAAAAGAGGCTCTTTTATAGAAGTAGCAAAATTTCAAACTACAAAAGACCACACCCAAGCACTTGTAAGAGGAAATGGTTTAGAACTTGCAGAAAAATTACTAAAAGATGAATATGAAACATTCAAAATAAAAGAAAATTTAATTAATGATTATGTACCTAATTTTGATGGATTAGAGTGCAGATGGGAAGATATTAAAACACCAAAAGAAGAGACAATTTCTATTTTAATAAAAAGCCTAGATGAAAATAATTCAAATGAAATTTATCAAAATTGCTTAAAAGAAATTGAACAAATTGTAGGTTCATATGAAGAAAGAAATCCTTTAAAACAAACAAATCAGTTAAAATTATCTTTTAATCTAAGAGTTTTAAATACTGAAGCTTCAACTTTTAGTACAGGTAAAATATCTAAATTTTTTACAATTTTAAAACTTATATTTGAAAACTTTTTAGGTTTAATTTTAATGAAATTTTCTATTGGTTTATGGGGTGATTATAAAAATAGGATTATGAAAACAACTGATACTGAGAAATTTGATGATATGCTTAGAATGGTAATTTCGACAAATAAAATTCAAACAAAAGAACTTGAAAGATACTTAGAAAAACAGTTCCAAAACAAAAATTTAGTTTATGGAATACATAAATCAAATTCAGCTTTAATGACCTGTCTAATTTTTGAAAGACATGGCAAACATATCCACTTTGTAGATAGTTCAAATGGTGGTTATGCACTTGCATCAAAAGAGTTGAAAAATAGATTAAATTTTCTTTAA
- a CDS encoding DsbC family protein: MFDFTKKVIISSLLLTVSLSANYKEVTKNEVAQMEQLELFKRAQIKITKAYDAGSIYILNVNVQGNPDEIYLTKDKKLVLAGDAIDVSNGAKITAPVDLSILKGKEAFTYGQGTEEYYLFTDPECPYCKKLESYLPQIANKVKIKIFYFPIDSHVNAKDLSLYIMSQKTTEKKIAAMFDASDNLEKVKATKYSQAELEKLEKQLEEQIQLGMSLNVQGTPTIFDKDGKNVIWVNLLEKFGIEVK, translated from the coding sequence ATGTTTGATTTTACTAAAAAAGTGATAATCAGTTCTTTACTTTTAACAGTTAGTTTAAGTGCTAATTATAAAGAAGTAACAAAAAATGAAGTAGCTCAAATGGAACAATTAGAATTGTTCAAAAGAGCTCAAATAAAAATTACAAAAGCTTATGATGCAGGAAGTATCTATATTTTAAATGTTAATGTTCAAGGAAATCCTGATGAGATTTATTTAACAAAAGACAAAAAACTTGTACTTGCAGGTGATGCAATTGATGTATCAAATGGAGCAAAGATAACTGCTCCTGTTGATTTATCAATACTAAAAGGAAAAGAAGCTTTCACTTATGGACAAGGAACAGAAGAGTATTACTTATTTACAGACCCAGAATGCCCATACTGTAAAAAATTAGAATCATATCTGCCACAAATTGCAAATAAAGTAAAAATTAAAATATTTTATTTCCCAATTGATTCTCATGTAAATGCAAAAGATTTATCTTTATATATCATGAGTCAAAAAACTACAGAGAAAAAAATTGCTGCAATGTTTGATGCAAGTGATAATTTAGAAAAAGTAAAAGCTACAAAATATTCTCAAGCAGAACTTGAAAAACTTGAAAAACAATTAGAAGAACAAATTCAACTAGGAATGAGTTTAAATGTTCAAGGGACACCAACTATTTTTGATAAAGATGGGAAAAATGTTATTTGGGTTAATCTTCTTGAAAAATTTGGAATAGAAGTTAAATAA